The following nucleotide sequence is from Posidoniimonas corsicana.
AGGGCGGGCTCGCCGCGGGCCAGCAGCTCGTCGAAGACGGCCGCCACGGCGTCGTCGGACTTGCCCTCGCCGTACACGACCTCGGGGAATCCGCACCGCTGGCGGCGGTCGAGGTCGACCGTGACGTTCTGGTTGGCGAGCGGTTTGTGGCGGGGCGCCGGAGAGTCCATGAGACCCCCTATTCTACCCGCCGCGGGGGCGTAGTTCGACGGGGTCCCGGCGCGGCGGAGGGCTGTTCTGGCGGATAGACTTCTGGGATCATACACGCCGCCCTAACTCTGCCCACACCCAGCCGCCGCCCGCCCCACGTGTCCGAGTCCTCGCTGCTTGAGAAGTGCTGCCTGATCGGCCAGTCGGTCACCGGCAACCCCACGCACTTCATGGTCGACCGGGCCTTCGCCGAGACCGGGCTCGACTGGCGTTTCCTGACGTTTGAGGTCGGCGAGTCGCGGCTGGTGGACGCCATCCGCGGCGTGTCGGCGTTGGGGTTCAGCGGCGTGCTGCTGCTCCCCTCGCTTCAGCGGCTGAGCTGGGACCACGTTGGCAAGCACACCGAACGGGCCGACCAGACGCGGTCGGTGTCGTGCCTGATGCGTCGCGACGACCGCCTGGTGGGCGACGATCTGGCCGGCGAGAGCGTGATCGCCTGCATCGTCCGCTCGCTGCCCATCGCCGGGCGGCACGCGGCCGTGCTGGGGCTCGAGGGCCGCGGGCTCGCCACCGCGTACGCGTTGCTGCAGCACGGCGCCGCGTCGCTGCGGATCGCGGACCTTAGCCAGGACGACAGCCAAGAGCAGATCGACCGGCTCAAGGCGACCTTCCCGGACCGGCTGGTCGAGACCATCGACGCCGACGACCAGTTCATCGACCTGCCGGGCGAGGTCAACCTGCTGGCGTCGGCCTCGTGCTGGGACAAGAAGCGCGACGCGCCGGTCGCCGAAGCCCTGGCGCCCTCCCTGCGGGACGACATGATCGTGGCCGACGCCCGCGTCCGCGCCGGGCTGAGCCCGCTGCTGCACCGCGCGGCCGAACGCGGCGCCAAGGTCGTGCCGGGCATCGAGATCCTCGCCCGCGAGATCGCCGAAGCGGTGCGGCTGTGGACCGGCGTTGAACCGCCCGAAGACGCCTTGCTAGACGCGGCGGAAGAGTTCCTTGGCGTATGAATCGATTGGGGATTTCGGATTGAAGATTGCGGACTGAATTGGGGTGGGCTCAGCGTCGCATTGTCCGCAATCTACAATCCGCAACGCCAACCAGCACGCTCCGCCGCTTCGCACCGGCCCTGCCCAATGAAGACCCTTTTCGTCACCGGCGTCGGCACCGAGATCGGCAAGACCTACGTCGCCGCGCTGATCGCGCGTCAGCTCCGTGAGTCGGGCGTGCGTGTAGGCGTGTACAAGCCGGTGGCCAGCGGTTGCGAGAACGGTCGCAGCGAGGACGCCGAGATGTTGTGGGAGGCCGCTGGCCG
It contains:
- a CDS encoding shikimate dehydrogenase family protein produces the protein MSESSLLEKCCLIGQSVTGNPTHFMVDRAFAETGLDWRFLTFEVGESRLVDAIRGVSALGFSGVLLLPSLQRLSWDHVGKHTERADQTRSVSCLMRRDDRLVGDDLAGESVIACIVRSLPIAGRHAAVLGLEGRGLATAYALLQHGAASLRIADLSQDDSQEQIDRLKATFPDRLVETIDADDQFIDLPGEVNLLASASCWDKKRDAPVAEALAPSLRDDMIVADARVRAGLSPLLHRAAERGAKVVPGIEILAREIAEAVRLWTGVEPPEDALLDAAEEFLGV